In Ornithodoros turicata isolate Travis chromosome 1, ASM3712646v1, whole genome shotgun sequence, the DNA window GCAGCGTTCCATGAAAAACTCCAAAAACTCCAGCAATTTTAGTTTTCTCAGGGCATAAACTCTCGAATAAAAAGTGTATATCAACCTTCAACGGGTCTTGGCACGAAAATATTGTTTTGCCTTCAACCAGAAGAGATTTGGTTGGAATTTGCTCAAAAACTATTTTGTTGAAATTTTTTTTTGCCGCCAGGTAGGTTACATGTCAAATCGCAACCTTCAAGAGGCAGACGTGCTGCGAAGAACTTTTTTGCAGCAAAAATGACCCGGAAATGCATTAGCTACATGGGAACAATCAACTACAATTCATTTGAAAGAAATCTGGGGTGGTTGAGGGCACTatctgggacgtttggcatggatTGACCCAAGCTGCAAGTTTGTACCGTCCATGAAATGCTCCTGCAAATATAGAAGGTGTACTTCATGCAGAAGTGCCACTTCTTCTACAACTGCAGTATTCTTTAACGGAAATTTGCAAAATGAACAATTCCAAATCATAAGTACACCAGTAAAAATAAGGTACGTAAAATGAATATTTAGCTCATCGTGTAAGTCAAACTTACAGGATCTCTGGCAACCATTTTCTGCCATGGTGTAGAGCCTCCCTGTAAAATGTAAATCCCTGTGGCTCATGTAGTTCTATTATGAAAATATTGTgtggaataaaataaatattgttGCATGTCAATTGAAATCGACCACGAGGTATCACTAAGTCATGTCATGTGGGGTCGGTATAAATGGCAACATTAGTCGGGATAAGTTTGTAGAAGCGACTTGTTTAACATAACATATCGTTTGCAATGTCAAGCTCAAAATTTGTGGCTTCGTGAGTATCATTATCAAGTACACTTGTAACAAACATGTATGGTGCAATCATGACACCTTGCATGTAATTACAGATTACACACACTAAACATGTTGTTTAGTGTGTGTCACCACACCACCTTTCGTGGAGCAACCTTTATGCCAAAGTATGAAAAGCGTTTCATTATAATTTTATACATGTCTTAGTGCTGAAAGTACATGACAAATAGGATGTTATTTCATGATGGCATTGCATTCCGTGGCTTACCTTATTTCTCTTCTAGAACTCCAAGTCGAGCATTCTACTCACACGTGGTGTCCATGTCTTGGGAGCGCTATCCTTTCCCAGCAGACGTTGTGGGAACTGGAGATGTAAGTGTTTTAATGCCAGTGAACAGCAGAATGAGCTCGGCTGTCACTCACATCCTTGTGTTAATAGATTGCCTAATATGTGGGAACGCAACGCTGAAGCATGCGTTGTGAGTACGATGACAGGCGGAAGTACAAGTGCTCTGCGTCTGTGTAATAGGGATATCCTGTTTTGCTGGGACGTCCACATTATATTAGAGCAAGGAGTTTACCTTATAACAGAGTTGGTACAGTTTGGTATGTGATGTACTAGGAAGGGAATAGAAAAGCGGTGTAgcataattttatttttttctgtaatCCTTCAGTTTATTACCATTATTTGATTGTTGCTTGTGCATTTGGAACTTAATTGCATGATTGCTGTGCTGTGCACTTGCTTTTTAAACGTCGTGCATGTAACGTAGGATTGATTTCAGTGGTCGCCTAACGACAGCTGCTTGATGCCCTAAAAACGGTAAGACTCAGGCCCTGAAGTGGTCATGGCATGATTACCTTTGCAAAGCCAGTGCAGCACCTATACCTGTGTTCCATGTGTTATCATGAACGGtgtctttattattattactttttttaatAGGAAGGGTTTGTCCTAATGACCCCTTGTGTCGTTTACACAGGCACCGACATCGAGAATGCACAGCACATGCATCTGTATGTCGACAAGATCGTCCTGTTTCGAGTCATACATTTGGAGGAGGGGGTGGCAGCCATCGTTTCAGCATATTGGATGTTTCGGATAGCGTACGACACAAAGCCATATAACACACTGTGCACTCTTGAGAGAATTCTCCTGAAACTATCGCACTCCAATGCGAGGGTCCCCGTTATCAAGTTCCTCAGCAAGTGCAAGAAGCACTTTGACTAACAACAAGAGTAACAACAAAAAGGAGACAACAACAAGGAGGCTATTATAGTCAACTAGATACTAGTCATTATCAGTTTATGACATGCGGTGTTGTGAAGTGGTTCTGCTACAGTGAAGACAGTACAAATGAAGGCTATTGTACCGGATCAAGTGTTTGATCATCAGTTACAAGTTTCATTGTACTGATTATTATAGCCCTTCTCAGATTACCATATGACGTGTGGTGTCGTGAAGTGGTTCTGCTACAGTGAAGACAGTACAAATGAAGGCTATTGTAACGGACCAAGTGTTTGATCTGTTACAAGGTTCCGATCCCTTCACCTCCGTCAGTTCTATCCCGAAGAAATCGAAGTGTCCACGCCCTTTTTCTCGGACCTCTTCCTCATTCTCGTAATACtgtcttcccccccccctccttcctcTCGAGATTGACGAGGATGTTCCGACGAGAGTTGATGTGTGTCTGGGGAATCCAAGTGTCCACGATACGGGGCTAGGTGGTCAACGTGAACGACAATACGCCGGGAACGTCCAGAACGCCTCACGCGGTGCACAACGTCGTTCAGACGCCTCGTTATGACGTAGGGTCCCACACCGACTGGCCTTCTGAGAAACCTGCATCTGACGCTCTCAGGTCGTAACGAGTTTTCATGCATGTGAATGCCTCTTGTATGTGCGCTCTCGCGAAGTCATGCACCGTTTCTAAGCGGGAGCGCAGGCTCTGAAGGTAGGTGGGAACGTCAATTTCAGCATCCGGCGTTGGACAAAGTGCTAGGTCATTGGGGAGGCGCAAGTTCCGCCCGGTGAGCACCATGGCTGGAGTTCCCCCGAGTGGCTTCATGCGGCGCTGTTCGGTAGGATAAAAGGAAAAGAGGGATGAGTCCGTCCCAGTTTCGTTGATTATAGGAAACGAAAAGGCTCATATGTTGCAGGATGGTGCGGTTGAATCTTTCGACCATTCCGTCCGACTGTGGATGTAGCGGTGTCGTGCGTGTCTTGGCTATGCCGAGATATTTGCACATTTCCTGGAACACCTGAGACTCGAAGTTCCGCCCTTAATCCGAGTGCAGTTGGATTGGCGCGCCGAAGCGTGAAACCCATTCATTTACCAACGCCTCGGCCACTGTCACCGCCTCTTGATTTGGTAGTGGGTAAGCTTCGGGCCATTTAGTAACGTAGTCCATGACAACCAAAATATATTTGTTCCCACGCGCTGCAGTCGGTAAAGGACCGATAATGTCTAAGGCAGCACTTTCGAACGGTATGCCCGAGGCACACTCCTGAAGTTTAGCTCATGTTCGAGTGTGCGGCCCTTTTCTCGACGCACAAAGGTCACAAGCTCGCCACCATTCTTCAACATCTCGTTTGTATACGACCCAGTAGTATCTTTCCCGAACTTTCGAGAGCGTCTTATTCACTCCGTAGTGGCCACCCGCCGGACTACTGTGAAGCATGTGGAGGACCTCCTTTCTGAGGACCTCGGGGAGTATAAGCTTGTGTTTCGAAGTCTGCTGACTCCCACACACGGTATAGAAGACCATCATTCAATTAAAGCGATCCCCAAATCGCCCAGTAGCTTTTCAACTGCTCTGATTATCGTGACACTTCGGGCCATAGGGGCCGGGTGCCCTTAACGGGGCCTATATTGGGGTCTCCATCCTGTGCCATTCGTATATATTCCCTGTTGCCGGTGATATCTACGCCGATCGCGCAGGTCCTACGCTGAGAATAGTCAGCTTGTGCTGAGTTTGTCAACGGGTTGTCCTCCAAAGCGAGGTGCTGGGTACAGCGACCGCAGCCCGTGTTGGAGCAGGGTATTCTGGACAGACCATCGGCGTTTGCGTGGTTGACGCATCGACGGTGTTTTGAGGTAAAGTCGTACTCCTGCAGGGTTTGAAGCCAGCGGGCGACTTGTCCCTCTGGGTTGCGGAAGGTAAGAAGCCATTGCAAGGCGTAAAAAGTAAGAGTAAAGTGCCGACCATAGAGGTAGTGGTGGATATGTTGAACAGATTTGACAACTGCCAGTAGTTCCTTCCGAGTGACACAATAATTTCTTTCGGGCTTTCGAAGTGATCTGCTGAAGCATGCAATCATTCTGTCTTGCCCATCCTGCACTTGTGAGAGGACAACACCAATGCCAGTTTGGCTGGCGTCTCTGTCCAGGATAAATGGGGCATCTGGCATAGGGAAGGCAAGCACCGGAGGAGTCATCAAAGAGGACTTCAAGGCGGGGAATGCTTCGTTGCATGAAGGAGACCAGCGGATAGCCTGGCCTGTGTTCAGCGACTGGTAGAGACGGTCGGCCAATTCAGCAAAAGTGTGGGACAAATGATCTGGAGTAGGAGCAGAATCCCAGAAATGTGCGAAGGCTGGACTTATCTGTGGGTGCGGGCCACGCCTGAATGGACTTCACTTTCGCAGAATCAGCCTGGACGCCGTTGGCCGAGACGAGATGTCCAAGATAGACCACAGAAGGCTTAAGAAAGTTGCACTTCTTGGGATTAAGCTTCAAATTTGCTTCGCAAAGCCGGCGCACTCGGCGTAGGCGGTCGAGGTGCTGATGCAACGTCCTGCTGTGAACAATGATCTCGTCAATGTCGGCAGGCTTCAGGAGGTAGACCGGATAAGACGGACACCATGAGGCGTTGAAAAGTAGCTGGTGCGTTACAGAAACCAAATGGTATAACCTTTAACTGCCACAAGCCCCGACCAGTTGTAAATGCAGTCTTTTCCTTGTCCGTCGGGGCTAATTCAACCTGCCAGTACCCGCTGCGCAAGTCAAGGGTAGAAAACCATGAGGCTCCTGCCAATGCATGCAAAGTGTCATCAATGCGCGGCAGAGGGTACGAGTCCTTTTTGGTCACGTCGTTCAGTCGCCGATAATCCACACAAAATCTTGTCGAACCGTCCTTTTTCTTGACGAGCACGATAAGACATGCCCAGGGACTAGCAGAGGGTTCTATAATATTCTGATTTTTCATCTCTAGCAGTAACTGGTCCACCTCAGAAGTACTGGCCAATGGAAGACGTCTTGGAGACTGCTTTATGGGAGAGGCAGCGCCAGTATCTATGTGATGCCTGACTGCATAGTCCTACCAAGGTCCGCCGGGGAAAACGAGAAAATATCGGGGAATTCCAGGAACAAAGCGCGTAACTCCGTCTTTTGTTGTTCTAGCAATGGCGAGTCTGAACAGTCGACAAGTTCTTCTAGGTAGCCAAGTCGGGACGCCTTGGGTTGGCTGGAGGGGGGGCAGGGGGGCTCGGTGCAGTGGTATCCTCTCCATAATGTGCAGCACGTACTTCCGTAATCTGGGAGCATTTCGCCAGTCGCTGTCCCTTGTGCAGCACAATAGGTGATGGAGTAACGTTGAGAACGCGAACCGGCACCACACCGCCTTCATGACGAACAAGACCACGGGCTACTAAAATCCCAGGAGTTGGTGGCCCTCCTGGACATGGTTCAATGGCGGAAATCATAGACGGTTGCTTCGACTGCGCCGTACGGGGCACAATTATTTCCGTGAACGGTTCCATCAAGACTGTCTGACGACAGATGACGTAAGGGCTGTACCCGGATTCGGGGACCTTGCAAGACCCAAGAATCAGTTGTCGTTGCCCCAGAAGTAGCGTTCCATCACATAGGTTTACAATGCATCCATACTCCTTCATGAATTCAATCCCCAGGATGCACTGGTCCACCACACTAGCGACGTGAACGGCACGTTGAAAGTCTTGGCCAGCTATTGACAGTATGACTGTGGCGATTCCCTGTATTGGGACAGCATCCCCGGCCACCGTCCGGAGTTAAGTTTAAACTGAGCTGTTCAATACTAGGTTCTCCTTGGGCAATTCCTTCAAATACGACGAACTGATGAGACTGATTGTCGCCCCTGTGTCAATGAGCATCTTACAATGCTGGCCGTTGACTTTGCCACCGATATAAAATCCTGATGACGAAGGTGCTTTGTTGACAACGTCCGTGGCTGGGCGACGCCTCCTCCGCCCAGCTAACTGCCGTCTCCCGCCCTCCATCCTCGTCTTCCGTGGGGTGCAGACCGGAATGAAGGGTGCTGCGCAGATTCCCATGAGTGGTTCGGGACAGTCTGACATACACGTCGGAAATGTCCTCTACCTCCGCAGTTCCAACAAGTAAGCGGCTGTGCGGCATTCCAGTAGTGCGTAGGTGCAGTGGTCGCTTGATTAACGCCCATCCTTTCGTCATACGACACAGCGCGAGATAAGGCCTGCGTAGTCCTGGATGCCTGTTTGGCCACGTGTACTTCAAGGGCACTGGTAACGGCCGATCGGAGGCTCAAGGGGCCCGCCAGCCGGACGGTCTGCTGGACGTCAGCATCGGCTATCGGTGTCAACAAAGTAGCCAACAGCGAGGGTGTCCAGGACATCCTGGGCGCAGTCATCAAAAACCACACGAACCTTTCTCTCAATATCACAAGCGAGCTCGGTGAGCGACTCATTTGGAAGTTGTACACGGCATCTCAACTGGGCATGGAATAGCCCTCGCTGATAACGGCCACCGAAACGGTGTTCAAGGGCTTCTGTCCATCGCCTGAAGCTGTGTCTCTCTGACGGCGACAATGTCTGAAGAACTGCCAGCGCAGGCCCTCGTAATGCAGAGACAAGGTGGCATGCTCTCTGTTCTTCCGACCATCCATTAGCGTCGGCCACCACTTCAAACTGTGCCAAATAGCTGCTCCAACGATCCTCGCCGTTGAACTTATCAGGTTTTGCAGCTGCTGAGGGTTGACATGTTGGGTTGACATATGATGGTTGATCGTGGTGTAAACCATCCGCCGTCGTACCAGTTTCAAACCGTCCCTGAGGC includes these proteins:
- the LOC135388260 gene encoding uncharacterized protein LOC135388260 is translated as MEGGRRQLAGRRRRRPATDVVNKAPSSSGFYIGGKVNGQHCKMLIDTGATISLISSSYLKELPKENLGIATVILSIAGQDFQRAVHVASVVDQCILGIEFMKEYGCIVNLCDGTLLLGQRQLILGSCKVPESGYSPYVICRQTVLMEPFTEIIVPRTAQSKQPSMISAIEPCPGGPPTPGILVARGLVRHEGGVVPVRVLNVTPSPIVLHKGQRLAKCSQITELLFNASWCPSYPVYLLKPADIDEIIVHSRTLHQHLDRLRRVRRLCEANLKLNPKKCNFLKPSVVYLGHLVSANGVQADSAKSLNTGQAIRWSPSCNEAFPALKSSLMTPPVLAFPMPDAPFILDRDASQTGIGVVLSQVQDGQDRMIACFSRSLRKPERNYCVTRKELLAVVKSVQHIHHYLYGRHFTLTFYALQWLLTFRNPEGQVARWLQTLQEYDFTSKHRRCVNHANADGLSRIPCSNTGCGRCTQHLALEDNPLTNSAQADYSQRRTCAIGVDITGNREYIRMAQDGDPNIGPVKGTRPLWPEVSR